One stretch of Methylopila sp. 73B DNA includes these proteins:
- a CDS encoding intradiol ring-cleavage dioxygenase — MTDPRPSHLTRRTTLGALVAAPAGLALPARAQEAAPPTASGGMCLLPVEAVEGPFYFDPKLERSDVTEGRPGVPLELNLTVVDAATCAPLVGARVDLWHADAGGLYSGYPAQGGPGGVSTEGETFMRGSQTTGSDGSVTFRTVYPGWYRGRTPHIHVKALLNAREALTTQLYFPDALSEYVFEHVTAYGGRGGARDTVNATDGVLRSTAHGRTTFLNLREDTDRYVGTLTIAADRNAAPVVQRRGPPPPPGGRPDGPPPGGRMPEMMRRPDGPLVPGTKA, encoded by the coding sequence GTGACCGACCCACGACCCTCCCATCTGACCCGACGCACGACGCTCGGCGCCCTCGTCGCCGCTCCCGCCGGCCTCGCCCTGCCCGCCCGCGCGCAGGAGGCTGCGCCGCCGACGGCCTCAGGCGGCATGTGCCTGCTGCCGGTGGAGGCCGTCGAGGGTCCGTTCTATTTCGATCCGAAGCTCGAGCGATCCGATGTCACCGAGGGCCGTCCCGGCGTGCCGCTCGAACTGAACCTCACGGTCGTCGACGCAGCGACTTGCGCGCCGCTCGTCGGGGCGCGCGTGGACCTCTGGCACGCGGACGCCGGCGGCCTGTACTCGGGCTATCCGGCGCAGGGCGGGCCGGGCGGGGTCTCGACCGAAGGCGAGACCTTCATGCGCGGCTCCCAAACGACGGGCTCCGACGGATCGGTGACCTTCCGCACGGTCTATCCCGGCTGGTACCGGGGACGGACGCCCCACATTCACGTCAAGGCGCTTTTGAACGCGCGCGAGGCGCTGACGACGCAGCTCTACTTTCCCGACGCGCTCAGCGAATACGTGTTCGAGCACGTGACGGCCTATGGCGGCCGCGGCGGCGCGCGGGATACGGTCAACGCCACCGACGGCGTGCTGCGCTCGACCGCGCATGGCCGCACGACCTTCCTGAACCTCAGGGAAGACACCGATCGCTATGTAGGAACGCTGACGATCGCCGCCGACCGCAACGCGGCGCCGGTCGTCCAGCGCCGCGGCCCGCCGCCCCCGCCCGGCGGCCGTCCGGACGGCCCGCCGCCGGGCGGCCGGATGCCGGAGATGATGAGGCGGCCGGACGGGCCGCTCGTGCCGGGGACCAAGGCCTGA
- a CDS encoding methyl-accepting chemotaxis protein → MSVLSTLKVRLPATTIGLALLSAGLMGALSWHSAKQGLIDEANQRLRSAAVARSESVELLAERAKADFIAVAAHPLVQQNFGDIAENLDPSRPDFDQLKTAFQSAPDVAGRVAVDGAETNTTYGRRHAKVQEVARKLIAQPGYADLVFLNADGRVVYTTTKGADFGGSLADAPLAGTGLARLYDTLKAGADDAVVYQDFAAYAAGDGPSAFIGRPMTKRANVAMGSAQASERTGYVLMRLSPALFDQTLSKRAGLGETGEALAIGADGALRSTPPLAVEAHAGDPAARVGLSTEATKEAEPFTFERDGVARMAVATPIDVLGAPWTIVAAQTTDEAVAAATALTRTLAITAAAVLALTALLGMILARSIVGPLGALTTALKALAARKELAEVPGSRRSDEIGDIARAVVTIRDMSLEEAAQQLKTTEAARLREEEARRKMLRELADRFEQSVGGIVSDVTLSIGGLQSAAQTMRATVDGTSQRSASVASTAEQTAGNVDAVAAAADELAKTIHEIAGRVEQAAAMSSHAVDGASMAERTISELSTAAMRIGDVVDLVSQIASQTNLLALNATIEAARAGEAGRGFAVVASEVKELASQTTRATAEIGQHVALIRQTTGDASRAIQEIARQIQAMNEVSTTIASAVEEQNVTTQEIVRSMDQASAGSQAMTSDIAQVARSAGEAGAAAGDVAQAADDLSRQSNSLSREVRQFLSNVRAA, encoded by the coding sequence GTGTCTGTCCTCTCGACGCTGAAAGTGCGCCTGCCCGCCACCACCATCGGCCTCGCGCTGCTCAGCGCCGGACTGATGGGCGCGCTCAGTTGGCATTCGGCGAAGCAGGGCCTCATCGACGAGGCGAACCAGCGGTTGCGTTCGGCCGCCGTCGCCCGGAGCGAAAGCGTCGAGCTGCTGGCGGAACGGGCCAAGGCGGACTTCATCGCCGTCGCGGCGCATCCGCTGGTGCAGCAGAACTTCGGCGACATCGCGGAGAATCTGGACCCGAGCCGGCCGGACTTCGACCAGTTGAAGACCGCCTTCCAGAGCGCGCCGGACGTCGCCGGACGAGTCGCCGTCGACGGCGCCGAGACCAACACGACCTATGGCCGCCGCCACGCCAAGGTGCAGGAGGTCGCCCGCAAGCTGATCGCCCAGCCCGGCTACGCCGACCTGGTCTTCCTCAACGCCGACGGCCGCGTCGTCTACACCACGACCAAGGGCGCGGACTTCGGCGGGTCCCTCGCCGACGCGCCGCTCGCCGGCACGGGCCTCGCGCGGCTTTACGACACGCTGAAGGCCGGCGCCGACGACGCCGTCGTCTACCAGGACTTCGCCGCCTATGCCGCCGGCGACGGACCCTCCGCCTTCATCGGTCGGCCGATGACCAAGCGCGCGAACGTCGCGATGGGCTCCGCCCAGGCCTCCGAGCGCACCGGTTACGTGCTGATGCGGCTGTCGCCGGCGCTGTTCGACCAGACGCTGTCGAAGCGCGCCGGCCTCGGCGAGACTGGCGAGGCGCTTGCGATCGGCGCCGACGGCGCGCTCCGCAGCACCCCGCCGCTCGCGGTCGAGGCGCACGCCGGCGACCCCGCCGCCCGGGTGGGCCTCTCCACTGAGGCGACGAAGGAAGCGGAACCCTTCACCTTCGAGCGCGACGGCGTGGCGCGGATGGCGGTCGCCACCCCGATCGACGTGCTCGGCGCGCCCTGGACGATCGTCGCCGCCCAGACGACCGACGAAGCGGTCGCGGCGGCGACCGCGCTGACCCGGACGCTGGCGATCACCGCCGCCGCCGTGCTGGCCCTCACCGCTCTGCTCGGTATGATCCTCGCCCGTTCCATCGTCGGCCCGCTCGGCGCGCTGACGACCGCGCTGAAGGCGCTCGCCGCCCGCAAGGAGCTCGCCGAGGTGCCCGGCAGCCGCCGCTCCGACGAAATCGGCGACATCGCCCGCGCCGTCGTGACGATCCGGGACATGTCGCTCGAAGAGGCGGCGCAGCAGCTCAAGACCACCGAGGCCGCGCGCCTTCGGGAGGAGGAGGCCCGCCGGAAGATGCTGCGGGAGCTCGCCGACCGCTTCGAGCAGTCCGTCGGCGGCATCGTCTCGGACGTGACGCTGTCGATCGGCGGCCTGCAATCGGCCGCCCAGACCATGCGCGCCACCGTCGACGGAACCTCGCAGCGCTCCGCCTCGGTCGCCTCTACGGCCGAGCAGACCGCTGGCAACGTCGACGCCGTCGCCGCGGCGGCCGACGAGCTCGCCAAGACCATCCATGAGATCGCGGGCCGCGTGGAGCAGGCCGCGGCGATGTCCTCGCACGCCGTGGACGGGGCCTCGATGGCCGAGCGTACGATCTCCGAGCTCTCGACCGCGGCGATGCGGATCGGCGACGTCGTCGACCTCGTGTCCCAGATCGCGAGCCAGACCAACCTGCTGGCGCTCAACGCCACCATCGAGGCGGCGCGCGCGGGCGAAGCGGGACGCGGCTTCGCGGTCGTGGCTTCCGAAGTCAAGGAGCTCGCGAGCCAAACCACCCGCGCGACCGCCGAGATCGGCCAGCACGTCGCCCTGATCCGCCAGACGACCGGGGACGCCTCGCGCGCGATCCAGGAGATCGCCCGCCAGATCCAGGCGATGAACGAGGTGTCGACGACGATCGCTTCCGCGGTGGAGGAGCAGAACGTCACGACCCAGGAGATCGTCCGCAGCATGGATCAGGCCTCGGCCGGATCGCAGGCCATGACCTCCGACATCGCCCAGGTCGCGCGCTCGGCGGGCGAGGCCGGCGCGGCCGCCGGCGACGTCGCCCAGGCCGCCGACGACCTGTCGCGTCAGTCGAACAGCCTCAGCCGCGAGGTGCGGCAGTTCCTCAGCAACGTCCGGGCCGCGTAG
- the xth gene encoding exodeoxyribonuclease III has protein sequence MQIATWNVNSVKSRLDLLLRWLGEAKPDVVCLQEIKCVDEAFPRAAIEDAGYHVAVHGQKTYNGVAILSRLPLEDVTPRLPGDDEDDHARFIEAVVSAPSGAVRVAGIYLPNGNPAPGPKYDYKLAWMERLRGYAADRLQLEEPLIIAGDYNVIPARADARRPDAWVEDALFRPDTRASWRKLLALGLTEAFRACDDAEGLYSFWDYQAGAWQKNDGIRIDHLLLSPQAADRLVSTRIDKHVRAWERPSDHVPVVAEFAFD, from the coding sequence GTGCAGATCGCCACCTGGAACGTCAACTCGGTCAAGTCCCGGCTCGACCTGCTGCTGCGCTGGCTCGGCGAGGCGAAGCCCGACGTCGTGTGCCTGCAGGAGATCAAGTGCGTGGACGAGGCGTTTCCGCGCGCCGCCATCGAGGACGCCGGCTACCACGTCGCCGTCCACGGCCAGAAGACCTACAACGGCGTCGCCATCCTCTCGCGCCTGCCGCTGGAAGACGTGACGCCCCGGCTTCCCGGCGACGACGAAGACGACCACGCCCGCTTCATCGAGGCGGTGGTCTCGGCCCCCTCGGGCGCCGTGCGCGTCGCGGGCATCTATCTTCCGAACGGAAATCCCGCGCCGGGGCCGAAGTACGACTACAAGCTCGCCTGGATGGAGCGCCTGCGCGGCTACGCCGCAGATCGGCTCCAGCTCGAGGAGCCGCTGATCATCGCCGGCGACTACAATGTCATCCCCGCCCGCGCCGACGCCCGGCGTCCCGACGCATGGGTCGAGGACGCGCTGTTCCGCCCCGACACCCGCGCCTCCTGGCGCAAGCTGCTCGCCCTCGGCCTCACGGAGGCCTTCCGCGCCTGCGACGACGCCGAGGGGCTCTACAGTTTCTGGGATTATCAAGCCGGCGCCTGGCAGAAGAACGACGGCATCCGGATCGACCATCTGCTGCTCTCGCCGCAGGCGGCCGACCGGCTCGTCTCGACCCGCATCGACAAGCACGTGCGGGCCTGGGAACGGCCGTCGGACCATGTCCCGGTCGTCGCGGAGTTCGCGTTCGACTGA
- the erpA gene encoding iron-sulfur cluster insertion protein ErpA, whose protein sequence is MTTDTLVAPVSLTERAAGRINEILADEAPGSKLRVSVLGGGCSGFSYDFGFDVTAQADDLVISRDGATVLIDPVSLPYLAGSEIDFVEELIGASFQIRNPNATASCGCGTSFAI, encoded by the coding sequence ATGACCACAGACACGCTCGTCGCCCCCGTCTCGCTCACGGAACGCGCCGCAGGGCGCATCAACGAGATCCTGGCAGACGAAGCGCCGGGGTCGAAGCTTCGCGTCAGCGTGCTCGGCGGCGGCTGCTCGGGCTTCAGCTACGACTTCGGCTTCGACGTCACCGCTCAGGCGGACGACCTCGTCATCAGCCGCGACGGCGCGACCGTGCTGATCGACCCCGTCTCCCTGCCCTATCTGGCGGGCTCCGAGATCGACTTCGTCGAAGAGCTGATCGGCGCCTCGTTCCAGATCCGCAACCCCAACGCCACCGCCTCCTGCGGCTGCGGCACCAGCTTCGCGATCTGA
- a CDS encoding deoxyguanosinetriphosphate triphosphohydrolase translates to MDVPAIDVTAWILRPRASYAADPTRGRGRLTHEPASPTRTDFQRDRDRVLHSTSFRRLKHKTQVFVYHEGDHFRTRLTHTLEVAQIARSIARALGLDEDLAETIALSHDIGHPPFGHAGEKALDACMAEHGGFDHNAQSLRALTKLEKRYADYDGLNLTFESLEGVVKHNGPLLDADGRTVGAYAGRPLPAALVEYAAVHDLGLETHATAEAQAAAIADDIAYDAHDIDDGLRAGLITLDDLSGSRLLAGIMAEVRDRHPGLDHARTVHEIVRRVITRLVEDAIGEGARRLAPFVGRDVDAVRAAGRPLIAFSPAMAEAERELKRLMFAKLYRHPYLNRVMADARQVVTDLYGAYAADPKALPPEWARAEASDAPGRRPRLVADFIAGMTDRYALSEHARLFDATPELR, encoded by the coding sequence ATGGACGTCCCGGCGATCGACGTGACGGCGTGGATCCTGCGCCCGCGCGCCTCCTACGCCGCCGATCCCACCCGCGGCCGGGGCCGGCTGACCCACGAGCCGGCGAGCCCGACCCGCACCGATTTCCAACGCGACCGCGACCGGGTGCTGCATTCGACCTCGTTCCGGCGGCTGAAGCACAAGACCCAGGTCTTCGTCTACCATGAGGGCGACCACTTCCGGACGCGCCTCACCCACACGCTCGAAGTCGCGCAGATCGCGCGCTCGATCGCCCGCGCCCTCGGTCTCGACGAGGATCTCGCGGAGACGATCGCGCTCAGCCACGACATCGGCCATCCCCCGTTCGGCCACGCCGGCGAAAAGGCGCTCGACGCCTGCATGGCGGAGCATGGCGGCTTCGACCACAACGCCCAGTCGCTGCGCGCGCTGACCAAGCTCGAGAAGCGCTACGCCGACTACGACGGCCTGAACCTCACCTTCGAGTCGCTGGAAGGCGTGGTGAAGCACAACGGGCCGCTGCTGGACGCGGACGGGCGGACGGTCGGCGCCTACGCCGGGCGTCCGCTGCCCGCGGCGCTCGTCGAATACGCGGCGGTCCATGATCTCGGCCTCGAGACCCATGCGACCGCGGAGGCGCAGGCCGCCGCCATCGCCGACGACATCGCCTACGACGCCCACGACATCGACGACGGACTGCGGGCGGGCCTGATCACCCTCGACGACCTGTCCGGCTCGCGTCTACTCGCCGGCATCATGGCGGAGGTGCGCGACCGCCATCCGGGGCTCGACCACGCCCGCACCGTGCACGAGATCGTCCGCCGCGTGATCACCCGGCTGGTGGAGGATGCGATCGGGGAGGGCGCCCGGCGGCTCGCGCCGTTCGTCGGCCGCGACGTCGACGCAGTGCGCGCCGCGGGCCGGCCGCTGATCGCGTTCTCGCCCGCGATGGCGGAGGCCGAGCGCGAGCTGAAGCGGCTGATGTTCGCCAAGCTCTACCGCCACCCCTACCTGAACCGGGTGATGGCGGACGCCCGCCAGGTGGTGACCGATCTCTACGGCGCCTACGCCGCCGACCCGAAGGCCCTGCCGCCGGAGTGGGCGCGGGCCGAAGCCTCCGACGCGCCGGGCCGCCGCCCGCGGCTCGTGGCCGACTTCATCGCCGGCATGACCGACCGTTACGCGCTGTCCGAACACGCCCGGCTGTTTGACGCGACCCCGGAATTGCGTTAG
- the argS gene encoding arginine--tRNA ligase, producing MNVFADFAARLRSILEALAAEGAIGRVPDLAKVVVEPPRDPSHGDLATNAALALSKELGVKPRDLAEKIAAKLAEQPDVAATSVAGPGFVNLTLTPAYLHGVLGAALAAGLDYGKPGSASGTKVNVEYVSANPTGPMHVGHCRGAVFGDSLASLLAFAGEDVTREYYINDAGAQVDVLARSAFLRYREALGEEIGAVPEGLYPGDYLKPVGQTLAQRFGPSLLDTPEADWLPTVKDVTIDAMMAMIRDDLAALNIRHDVFFSERTLHGPDGPIVRTVEELKGQGLVYEGVLAPPKGELPDDWEEREQTLFRATEFGDDVDRPLMKSDRSYTYFAADVAYFRSKFERGFREMVFVLGADHGGYVKRLEAVGRALSGGTAKVSVELCQLVRLFRAGEPVRMSKRAGDFVTLRDVVDEVGRDAVRFMMLFRSNDAVLDFDFAKVTEQSRDNPVFYVQYAHARAQSILRKGSEVAGHDGAPDLALLTDPGELDLVKRLAQWPRIVEQAAQARQPHRVAFYLHDLASDLHGHWNRGKDSPDLRFIMENNPLLTCARLALVRALALVLASGLGILGVAAPDEMR from the coding sequence ATGAACGTTTTCGCCGACTTCGCCGCGCGCCTGCGCTCGATCCTCGAAGCGCTCGCCGCCGAAGGCGCGATCGGGCGCGTGCCCGACCTCGCCAAGGTGGTGGTGGAGCCGCCGCGCGATCCGAGCCACGGCGATCTCGCCACCAACGCCGCGCTCGCGCTGTCGAAGGAGCTGGGGGTCAAGCCGCGCGACCTCGCGGAGAAGATCGCGGCGAAGCTCGCCGAGCAGCCTGATGTGGCCGCGACCAGCGTCGCGGGCCCCGGCTTCGTCAATCTTACCCTGACGCCCGCCTACCTTCACGGCGTTCTCGGCGCCGCGCTCGCCGCGGGCCTCGACTACGGCAAGCCGGGATCCGCGAGCGGGACCAAGGTCAACGTCGAGTACGTCTCGGCGAACCCCACCGGGCCGATGCACGTCGGGCACTGCCGGGGCGCGGTGTTCGGGGATTCGCTTGCGAGCCTGCTCGCCTTCGCGGGCGAGGACGTCACCCGCGAGTACTACATCAACGACGCCGGCGCGCAGGTCGACGTGCTGGCTCGCTCCGCCTTCCTCCGCTACCGCGAGGCGCTGGGCGAAGAGATCGGCGCCGTGCCGGAAGGGCTCTACCCCGGCGACTACCTCAAGCCGGTCGGCCAGACGCTGGCGCAGCGGTTTGGCCCGTCGCTGCTCGACACACCGGAGGCGGACTGGCTGCCGACGGTCAAGGACGTCACGATCGACGCCATGATGGCGATGATCCGCGACGACCTCGCGGCGTTGAACATCCGCCACGACGTGTTCTTCTCCGAGCGCACGCTGCACGGGCCGGACGGCCCGATCGTGCGGACGGTCGAGGAATTGAAAGGGCAGGGGCTCGTCTACGAGGGCGTGCTGGCACCGCCGAAGGGCGAGCTGCCGGACGACTGGGAGGAGCGCGAGCAGACGCTGTTCCGGGCGACCGAATTCGGAGACGACGTCGACCGCCCGCTGATGAAGTCGGACCGCTCCTACACCTACTTCGCCGCCGACGTGGCCTACTTCCGCTCGAAGTTCGAGCGCGGCTTCCGCGAGATGGTGTTCGTGCTGGGCGCGGATCACGGAGGCTACGTCAAGCGCCTCGAGGCGGTGGGGCGCGCGCTCTCCGGCGGGACGGCGAAGGTCTCCGTGGAGCTCTGCCAGCTCGTGCGCCTGTTTCGGGCGGGCGAGCCGGTGCGCATGTCGAAGCGCGCGGGCGACTTCGTCACCCTGCGCGACGTGGTCGACGAGGTCGGCCGCGACGCGGTGCGCTTCATGATGCTGTTCCGCTCGAACGACGCCGTGCTCGACTTCGACTTCGCGAAGGTCACCGAGCAGTCGCGCGACAACCCGGTGTTCTACGTGCAGTACGCTCACGCCCGGGCGCAATCCATCCTGCGCAAGGGCTCGGAGGTAGCCGGACACGACGGCGCGCCTGACCTCGCGCTTCTGACCGACCCCGGCGAACTTGATCTCGTGAAGCGGCTCGCGCAATGGCCGCGCATCGTCGAGCAGGCGGCCCAGGCGCGGCAGCCGCATCGGGTCGCGTTCTATCTGCACGATCTCGCGAGCGACCTGCACGGCCATTGGAACCGCGGCAAAGACTCGCCTGATTTACGGTTCATTATGGAAAACAATCCATTATTGACCTGCGCTCGTCTGGCGCTGGTCCGCGCGCTGGCCTTGGTGCTCGCGTCGGGTCTTGGTATTCTCGGCGTGGCGGCCCCCGACGAGATGAGGTGA
- a CDS encoding SPOR domain-containing protein, translated as MQKQAVRRGVDRDDRGQAYVDDRTGVMNEYDGHRRSTSDLGLRPGDHYPAADDQRDLYADAEPQEYDPRAYAPNPDEPYGYDADGNPLYYESYDDRRVRSGRSGMVLVAAVLGVALLGGGGVYAYRMMSHGGLGGEPPLIKAETDPVKTVPDAPAAADTHQNKQIYDRVEATAPAKSKVVSREEQPVELPASPSSTPRADGARVILPGGPAAAEPTAPSTMGNEPRRVKTVEIRPDGGFGGAPAPAQPQPATPANDPIGQAAATGQAPAGEFDNGIMNDGSAAAPAREQTAAVPVPRPRPAAPAQAPARPAAPAQAQAAARPTAPAQTQQPVAPPQQQVAAVAPRAQVPATAPRPSASGGFVVQVTSQRSEADARAAYAALQRKFPGVLGQYGANIQSANVGDRGTYYRVRVGPFADGGQASTVCNNLRSAGGDCVVSRN; from the coding sequence ATGCAGAAGCAGGCAGTTCGGCGCGGCGTCGATCGTGACGACCGCGGCCAGGCTTACGTCGATGATCGGACGGGCGTCATGAACGAGTACGACGGCCATCGCCGCTCCACCTCCGACCTCGGCCTCCGGCCGGGCGATCACTACCCCGCAGCCGACGATCAGCGCGATCTCTACGCCGACGCCGAGCCGCAGGAGTACGATCCGCGCGCCTACGCGCCGAATCCGGACGAGCCCTACGGCTACGACGCCGACGGCAACCCGCTCTATTACGAATCCTACGACGACCGCCGCGTGCGCTCCGGGCGCAGCGGCATGGTGCTCGTCGCGGCCGTCCTCGGCGTCGCGCTGCTCGGCGGCGGCGGGGTCTACGCCTACCGGATGATGAGCCACGGCGGCCTCGGCGGCGAGCCCCCGCTGATCAAGGCCGAGACCGACCCGGTCAAGACCGTCCCGGACGCGCCCGCCGCCGCGGACACGCACCAGAACAAGCAGATCTATGACCGCGTCGAGGCCACCGCGCCGGCGAAATCGAAGGTCGTGTCGCGCGAAGAGCAGCCGGTCGAGCTGCCGGCCTCGCCAAGTTCGACGCCCCGCGCCGACGGCGCCCGGGTGATCCTGCCCGGCGGTCCGGCTGCGGCCGAGCCGACCGCGCCCTCCACGATGGGCAACGAGCCGCGCCGCGTGAAGACGGTCGAGATCCGTCCCGACGGCGGCTTCGGCGGCGCCCCGGCGCCTGCCCAGCCGCAGCCCGCGACGCCCGCGAACGACCCGATCGGCCAGGCGGCCGCGACCGGCCAGGCGCCCGCCGGCGAATTCGACAACGGCATCATGAACGACGGATCGGCCGCCGCGCCGGCCCGCGAGCAGACCGCGGCCGTTCCGGTGCCGCGGCCCCGTCCGGCAGCGCCCGCCCAGGCGCCCGCGCGCCCCGCGGCTCCGGCCCAGGCTCAGGCCGCGGCGCGTCCAACCGCGCCTGCGCAGACCCAGCAGCCCGTCGCGCCGCCCCAGCAGCAGGTCGCAGCGGTCGCGCCGCGCGCCCAGGTTCCGGCGACGGCGCCGCGTCCCTCGGCCTCCGGCGGCTTCGTGGTGCAGGTCACCTCGCAGCGGTCCGAAGCCGACGCCCGCGCCGCCTACGCCGCGCTCCAGCGCAAGTTCCCCGGCGTGCTGGGCCAGTACGGCGCCAACATCCAGTCGGCGAACGTCGGCGACCGCGGCACCTACTACCGCGTCCGCGTCGGGCCCTTCGCCGACGGCGGCCAGGCCTCGACCGTCTGCAACAACCTCCGCTCCGCCGGCGGCGACTGCGTCGTCTCCCGCAACTGA